From Thermodesulfobacteriota bacterium, the proteins below share one genomic window:
- a CDS encoding gamma-glutamylcyclotransferase family protein produces the protein MSVENMNKTGLVLYFAYGSNMNPERMRERGAAFYSRTNLIFPGYRLVFNKIVKTPDAGAANIVRDEKAYVQGVLYLVTLRGIYNLDKFEHYPDEYDRVSLSHVVNDNSKQEFYTYIAQPDKTREGLMPLSSYLDHLLAGRDLLTEDYCNFLKEIKTLD, from the coding sequence ATGAGTGTCGAAAATATGAACAAAACAGGACTAGTCCTATATTTTGCATATGGCTCTAATATGAACCCAGAGAGGATGAGGGAAAGAGGGGCCGCATTTTACTCAAGAACAAATCTAATTTTCCCAGGCTATAGATTGGTTTTTAATAAAATTGTTAAAACCCCAGATGCCGGAGCAGCAAATATAGTTCGTGATGAAAAAGCTTATGTACAAGGAGTTCTCTATCTTGTCACACTAAGGGGTATTTATAATCTAGATAAATTTGAACACTATCCAGATGAATATGACAGAGTGAGTCTAAGCCATGTTGTTAATGATAATTCCAAACAAGAATTTTACACATATATCGCCCAGCCTGATAAAACCAGAGAGGGCTTAATGCCTCTTAGTTCTTACTTGGACCATCTATTAGCAGGTCGGGATTTGCTCACAGAGGATTACTGCAATTTTTTAAAAGAGATTAAGACCTTGGATTGA
- a CDS encoding inositol monophosphatase family protein codes for MNYLEVAENTARKAGVVLLENLGKVKEIEFKAKNSLVTEVDKLSEKIIIEDIKKNFPSHSIFAEESGRDTQNSEHLWLIDPIDGTTNYAHAYPFFSISIALEINGVVVAGLVYDPVKDEMFTAELGKGAFLNGEPIKVSKSHAIEHSHVCTGFMHEVEWMVEVNIRHFGNFIRKARAVRRDGSAALDVCYVACGRFDGFWELGLNPWDTAAAVLILKEAGGHVTTFSGGDYTIYMKEILGSNAIVHDQMIEILALED; via the coding sequence GTGAATTACCTCGAAGTTGCGGAAAATACTGCTAGAAAAGCAGGCGTCGTACTATTAGAGAATCTTGGAAAAGTAAAAGAGATTGAGTTTAAGGCCAAAAATAGCCTCGTAACTGAAGTAGATAAGCTTTCCGAGAAGATAATAATAGAGGATATAAAAAAGAATTTTCCATCTCATAGTATATTTGCAGAGGAATCCGGGAGGGATACTCAAAACTCAGAGCACCTTTGGCTTATTGACCCGATAGACGGTACCACTAACTATGCCCATGCTTATCCTTTTTTCTCAATATCAATAGCGCTTGAAATAAATGGTGTAGTAGTAGCCGGCCTTGTATACGATCCGGTTAAAGATGAGATGTTTACTGCTGAGCTTGGTAAAGGCGCATTTCTAAATGGCGAGCCTATTAAAGTATCTAAATCACATGCAATTGAACACAGCCATGTTTGCACCGGGTTTATGCACGAAGTTGAGTGGATGGTAGAGGTTAATATCAGACACTTTGGAAACTTTATCAGAAAAGCAAGAGCGGTAAGACGAGACGGCTCGGCGGCGCTAGATGTATGCTATGTGGCGTGCGGTCGTTTTGATGGTTTTTGGGAATTAGGGCTTAATCCCTGGGACACTGCGGCGGCAGTACTTATTTTAAAAGAGGCGGGCGGTCATGTAACTACTTTTTCGGGCGGCGACTACACTATTTACATGAAAGAGATTCTTGGGTCAAATGCGATTGTGCATGATCAGATGATAGAAATTTTGGCTCTTGAAGATTAA
- a CDS encoding PspC domain-containing protein, with the protein MADNVRKLYRSSHDKMVAGICGGFAEMFSVDSTLIRLGVVFLGLITAVVPLVIVYIIAWIIIPEGASE; encoded by the coding sequence ATGGCAGATAACGTTAGGAAGCTATATCGCTCAAGTCATGACAAAATGGTTGCTGGGATCTGCGGCGGTTTTGCAGAGATGTTTTCTGTAGATTCCACTTTGATAAGACTAGGTGTGGTTTTTCTAGGCCTTATAACGGCAGTAGTGCCTCTTGTAATAGTTTATATAATAGCTTGGATTATTATTCCTGAGGGCGCGTCAGAGTAG
- a CDS encoding ABC transporter ATP-binding protein, with product MTKKKTLFSLLLKYKYSFLAGLVALSLVDICQLSIPLIIERVIDALTLENASISDISRYGLYMLIIAIAMSVFRFFWRYFIMGAARKIEQSLRNEFFAHLQSLNFDFFSQRKTGDLMAHTVNDVETLKFACGLGVLVAYDGIFLLVFIFGAMLYISPQLTLYAFIPFPILGIIIYFFGKMIEKRFQRVQDSFSELTESARESISGIKVVKAFVRKDEELKDFSGSSQDYLDKNLNLIKIWGVYQPIITFAAASATAIFLWLGGIKTITLDISLGSFAAILVYLTMLTWPMMAMGWAVDIIKRGNASLNRLNAVLAEKPKSISEPGAVDHNIKGEIEFNHLTFSYLDSPALIDVSLKIPIGQALGITGGTGSGKSTLFHLLTRIQDPPENSVFIDSIDVTKITRASLREGIVYVPQETTVFSGTIKDNISFMNPVITDEQIENAAKVAEIYDEIIQFPGGFEARVGERGLSLSGGQRQRLALARAILLKPRVLILDDVFSSLDLKTESLVLRNLRKEMKGSTLLAISSRVPSISGFDRIAVMDEGSLAELGTHQELMAQKGIYYGLYKIQTFE from the coding sequence ATGACGAAGAAGAAAACTCTCTTTTCTTTACTATTAAAATATAAATATTCATTTCTAGCTGGTTTAGTAGCGCTTTCACTTGTGGACATATGTCAGCTTTCTATTCCACTTATAATAGAGAGAGTAATAGATGCGCTAACATTAGAGAATGCATCAATAAGCGATATTTCCAGATACGGACTGTATATGCTCATAATTGCAATAGCGATGTCCGTTTTCAGATTCTTCTGGCGATATTTCATAATGGGCGCGGCGAGGAAAATAGAGCAGTCACTAAGAAACGAGTTCTTTGCCCACCTTCAGAGTCTTAACTTTGATTTCTTCTCGCAGAGAAAAACGGGTGATTTGATGGCCCACACTGTAAACGACGTTGAAACACTTAAGTTTGCCTGCGGGTTAGGGGTGCTTGTTGCATATGACGGAATATTTCTTTTGGTATTTATATTTGGGGCAATGCTCTATATTTCTCCTCAGCTTACTCTTTATGCCTTTATCCCTTTCCCCATTTTGGGGATCATTATTTACTTCTTTGGCAAAATGATCGAAAAAAGGTTTCAGAGGGTTCAGGACTCATTCTCAGAACTCACAGAAAGCGCCAGAGAATCAATATCAGGCATAAAAGTTGTAAAAGCATTCGTAAGAAAAGATGAAGAGTTAAAGGATTTTTCGGGATCAAGCCAGGACTATCTGGATAAAAACTTAAACCTCATAAAGATTTGGGGCGTGTATCAGCCTATAATTACATTTGCAGCGGCATCAGCAACAGCAATATTCCTCTGGCTTGGAGGGATTAAGACTATTACGCTCGACATATCATTAGGAAGCTTTGCTGCGATTCTTGTTTATTTGACCATGCTCACCTGGCCGATGATGGCTATGGGATGGGCGGTTGATATTATTAAGAGAGGAAATGCTTCACTTAACAGATTAAATGCTGTTTTGGCTGAGAAACCTAAATCAATTTCAGAGCCTGGTGCAGTAGATCACAATATTAAAGGTGAAATTGAATTTAACCACTTAACATTTTCCTATCTTGATAGTCCAGCTCTAATCGATGTCTCACTTAAGATTCCAATTGGCCAAGCGCTTGGTATTACAGGAGGCACTGGATCAGGAAAAAGCACCTTGTTTCATCTATTGACCAGAATACAAGATCCGCCAGAAAACTCAGTGTTCATAGATAGTATAGATGTAACAAAAATTACAAGGGCAAGCCTTAGAGAAGGGATTGTTTATGTTCCCCAGGAAACTACAGTGTTTAGCGGGACTATTAAGGATAATATCTCATTTATGAATCCTGTTATAACTGATGAACAAATAGAAAATGCTGCTAAGGTGGCCGAGATATATGATGAGATAATTCAGTTCCCGGGCGGCTTTGAAGCAAGAGTGGGCGAGAGGGGACTTAGTCTCTCAGGCGGGCAGCGCCAAAGGCTGGCCTTGGCAAGAGCCATATTACTTAAGCCACGTGTTTTGATCTTAGATGATGTTTTTTCCTCGCTTGATCTTAAAACTGAGAGTTTAGTTCTTAGAAATTTGAGAAAAGAGATGAAGGGCAGCACCCTTTTAGCAATCTCAAGCCGTGTGCCTTCGATCAGCGGGTTTGATAGGATTGCAGTAATGGATGAGGGAAGTTTGGCTGAACTTGGAACACATCAAGAGCTTATGGCACAAAAAGGGATTTACTACGGCCTTTATAAAATCCAAACTTTCGAATAA